A window of Drosophila santomea strain STO CAGO 1482 chromosome X, Prin_Dsan_1.1, whole genome shotgun sequence genomic DNA:
cacacacacacacccacccacacagaCGCAGTGGcacgaaacgaaaacaattattttgcaTCGCAGGCGATAAGTTAAAAGTGATTTAGACCGCACTGAAACCATGTCAGCGGCTGGTAGATCGGATGACGATCCCGGCCAGAGTCCGGTCGTAGACCAAGAACCGGATCCGGGCCAATCAACGCCAGCGGTGGCCGAAATCGCCGCTTCCAGTGTGAGTGTTTCGTGTTTTTCGCCCtgcttctttcttttttctcttttgctGACGACGACGGAAGACACGTCAACTTCTGGAGCGCTGTTGTTTACCTTGTCTACTGTGCCGCCTAATTAGCCATGTATTCACCTTATAGATTCGATCGGGCCTGGCGGAGCTGGAGCTGCGATCCTCGCAGGTGCTGCAGCGCTTGGAGAACGTTAAGGTATCGTCCACGCCAGAGAACCCACATCTCGTCGAGAacgaggaggaagaggaggaggaggctgGGAAGCGGGTGATCAGTGAGGACCTCCTGCCAGCGAAGCACCGAGTGCCCTCCGACATTCTCAAGTCCCTGGAGCAATTGGTCTCCTACACGGACAGTGACGATGATCCCGAGTTCCCGCTGCCCGCCCTGGATGACGTCTCCCACTTGGCCCTCATCTCGCACAGCATTGTGGCCTATTTGTCGCACCTGGACCGCCAACAGCTGCTTCGGGTGACGAACAGCATTTCCGGTGACGCCACCCGATGGTTGGGCACGTTGTTTCACTTTGCCCACCCGGCGAGCAGCTTCCACGCAGACAATGCGGACGCAGTTCTGCGCACGGTGCGACTGGCCATCGTTGCCAGGTGTCCGGGGTACTTGGAGGGTGGCATACCCGCCTTGGCGCAGCCCACGTTTTATATATCGGAGAATACGACGCCAATGAGGCTGCACTACGCCTGCCGCCAGTTGGGCATCCCGCTGGAGGCCATCAAGGTCATACCGGAACACAGCCAGTCCGGAACAATGGATGTGACGCTGCTGCAAAAGCAAATTCAGCAGGATGTGGGCAATAACCGGACGCCGCTGCTGGTGGTCGCCGACATTGGTGCCTCGTTGTGTGGCTATGTGGACAACCTGCTCCGGCTGAGGGACGTGTGCAAGGCGCACAACATGTGGCTGCATGCCAGTGGCCACGGGCTGGCCGCCTTGGTCTGCGCCCAGAATCAGGGCCATGTGGAGGAGGTGCTCCACTCCATGGCCCTCAATTTGGGCAGCTGGCTGGGTGTGCCCAGTCTGCCGATCGTCCTGCTGCACCGTCCGCTACAGAACAGCGCTTTGAGTGCCTTCGAATCCGATCCCATACTGTCGCGTCGTCTCAATGCCCTGTCCTTGTGGACCAGTCTGCAGGCTCTGGGCCGGAAGGCGATTGCGGAGCGGCTGCATGTGGCCTTCCAGACCTGCAGTATTCTCTTCGAGATCGCATCGAAGTGTGAGGGCATCCGGGTGTTGGtaaattattgcaaaatttccctaaaaatttatttagcttaCCAAAGGGTTTTCTCATTTTCAGAGCCATACTCCTGGAGCGCAGACCGGAGCCTCGTTGTCGGACGTCATTCAGAACCCCTTCGATGTGCAGGCGCTTTTTGATGCCGCCGCCCCTGTGGTCGCCTATCAGTTCGACGGCAGCACCACCATTCCGTTGGGAGGGAGTGGCTCCTCCGCCAtagccgccgccgctgctgaGCGAGAGACTGCCGAAGGCCTCAAGCCGCTGGAGAAGATTAACAATGCTTCCTACTTTGACCGGCTCAACTCCTGGCTGGGTCAAATCTTGCAACGCGACTGTCCCAACGTATGCAGTGTGAAATGAATCACCCGATTGTATGAACCTAATTACCATGTTCTTGCAGTTTGACTTTGAGGTGATTGAACACCCGACGCACGGCAGCTGCATCCGCTACTGTCCGCTGGAATTGGGGTTGGGTGAGCAGCCGCCGAGCTCCGAGAACCTGGAGAGCTTCGCACAGAGCTTAGAGGCACATGTGGACATCCTGCGCGCGACCATCAAGCACAAAGCACGCTTCATTCATTTGGTGGAGCGCAGCGAGGTGCTGCGCCTCGTTCCACTGCCCGAATGGGCGGGCATGGGTGGCGTTCGCTTCGTGCCCGAGGGCTGGGAGTCCCTGCTGACAGACCAGGCCAAAACAGAGCTAAACAAGCTGAACATCGACCTGGTGGAGGCCCTGAAGTCCACAGACAATGCCTTTTCACTAGGCGAGGGCACCGATGGCCTGATTTGTGTGCGATTCGGAATGGTCACCCACGAAACGGAGGTCGAAGAGCTGCTAGACTTGGTGGTCACGGTGGGCAAGAGCGTCCAGGAA
This region includes:
- the LOC120456021 gene encoding pyridoxal-dependent decarboxylase domain-containing protein 1, with amino-acid sequence MSAAGRSDDDPGQSPVVDQEPDPGQSTPAVAEIAASSIRSGLAELELRSSQVLQRLENVKVSSTPENPHLVENEEEEEEEAGKRVISEDLLPAKHRVPSDILKSLEQLVSYTDSDDDPEFPLPALDDVSHLALISHSIVAYLSHLDRQQLLRVTNSISGDATRWLGTLFHFAHPASSFHADNADAVLRTVRLAIVARCPGYLEGGIPALAQPTFYISENTTPMRLHYACRQLGIPLEAIKVIPEHSQSGTMDVTLLQKQIQQDVGNNRTPLLVVADIGASLCGYVDNLLRLRDVCKAHNMWLHASGHGLAALVCAQNQGHVEEVLHSMALNLGSWLGVPSLPIVLLHRPLQNSALSAFESDPILSRRLNALSLWTSLQALGRKAIAERLHVAFQTCSILFEIASKCEGIRVLSHTPGAQTGASLSDVIQNPFDVQALFDAAAPVVAYQFDGSTTIPLGGSGSSAIAAAAAERETAEGLKPLEKINNASYFDRLNSWLGQILQRDCPNFDFEVIEHPTHGSCIRYCPLELGLGEQPPSSENLESFAQSLEAHVDILRATIKHKARFIHLVERSEVLRLVPLPEWAGMGGVRFVPEGWESLLTDQAKTELNKLNIDLVEALKSTDNAFSLGEGTDGLICVRFGMVTHETEVEELLDLVVTVGKSVQENSRVLDTMSEIVKKGIEAVTADLQRESEEKLWQEGILRHVPVVGRVFNWWSPPAKESGIKGRSLNLTQGVVESTENIYKYHMQMTGATAHQLPANRSPPTPMVQTPVGAPASPPVFPTVEPVPGHATGTDEGTPVQSGEASGSLAGASGATPSAAPTQNHVDHARTVSQSSAASSNVPELVAASSAINNN